The proteins below are encoded in one region of Coffea arabica cultivar ET-39 chromosome 4c, Coffea Arabica ET-39 HiFi, whole genome shotgun sequence:
- the LOC140004448 gene encoding tropinone reductase homolog At5g06060-like has translation MIFSRLIPLSIMERTVGKNSPRWSLSGMTALVTGGTRGVGHAIVEELAGQGAIVHTFSRQEAELNERLEEWSSKGFKVTGSVCDASSREQRMQLMEKVSSIFNGKLNILVNNVGTFVRRPAEVYTAEEYNLIVSTNLESCHHFSQLAYPLLKASGIGNIVFLSSVAGLVNVNYSSVYAMTKGAMNQLTKNLACEWAKDNIRVNAVAPWYIRTPLVEEVLNEREYRERVESRTPMRRVGEPEEVSSVVAFLCLPAASYITGQVIAVDGGMTVNGFE, from the coding sequence GCTCATCCCACTGTCAATCATGGAGAGGACCGTTGGAAAAAATAGTCCAAGATGGTCTCTCTCTGGAATGACAGCTCTAGTCACCGGTGGAACTCGAGGAGTCGGGCATGCAATCGTGGAGGAACTAGCCGGACAAGGTGCAATAGTGCACACTTTTTCAAGACAAGAAGCTGAGCTGAATGAGCGCTTGGAAGAATGGTCCTCCAAGGGATTCAAAGTCACTGGTTCGGTCTGTGATGCATCTTCAAGAGAGCAAAGAATGCAGCTCATGGAAAAGGTTTCTTCAATCTTCAATGGGAAGCTCAATATCCTTGTGAATAACGTTGGAACATTTGTACGCAGGCCAGCTGAAGTATACACTGCTGAAGAGTATAATTTGATTGTTTCTACAAATCTTGAATCTTGTCACCATTTCTCCCAACTCGCTTACCCCCTCCTGAAAGCATCTGGGATTGGGAACATTGTTTTCCTGTCCTCCGTTGCAGGTCTGGTAAATGTGAACTATTCATCCGTTTATGCAATGACAAAAGGTGCAATGAATCAACTCACAAAGAATTTGGCTTGCGAGTGGGCTAAAGATAACATCCGGGTTAATGCTGTTGCACCATGGTACATAAGAACTCCACTCGTGGAAGAGGTTCTGAATGAAAGAGAATACAGGGAGAGGGTAGAATCAAGAACTCCTATGAGGCGAGTTGGAGAGCCAGAAGAAGTTTCCTCTGTAGTTGCTTTCCTTTGTCTCCCGGCTGCTTCCTATATCACTGGCCAAGTTATAGCTGTGGATGGAGGAATGACTGTCAACGGATTTGAATAG